One stretch of Danio rerio strain Tuebingen ecotype United States chromosome 6, GRCz12tu, whole genome shotgun sequence DNA includes these proteins:
- the aldh1l1 gene encoding cytosolic 10-formyltetrahydrofolate dehydrogenase (The RefSeq protein has 1 substitution compared to this genomic sequence) yields MKIAVIGQSLFGQEVYKELKNEGHMIVGVFTIPDKDGKVDPLAIEAEKDGVPVFKFPRWRLKGKAITEVVDQYKAVGAELNVLPFCSQFIPMEVIDHPKHGSIIYHPSLLPRHRGASAINWTLIHGDKKGGFTVFWADDGLDTGPILLQRECDVEPNDNVNSIYKRFLFPEGVKGMVEAVRLIATGKAPRIKQPEEGATYECIQKKENSKIDWNQPAEAIHNWIRGNDRVPGAWAEIDGKSVSFYGSTLLENDHFSSNGQPLEIPGASRAALVTKNGLVLFGNDGKMLLVKNLQFEDGKMIPGSQYFKAGVTSTVELSEDENRFAEQMRVVWKSILTNVEKIEDTTDFFKSGAASMDVVRLVEEVKLRAAQLQLQNEDVYMATSFQEFIQMCVRKLRGEDEEEEFNVDYVEKKLNNMTIHIPHQLFINGEFVDAEGGKTYKSINPTDGQAICDVSLAQISDVEKAVAAAKEAFEEGEWGKMNPRDRGKLLYKLADLMEQHQEELATIESIDSGAVYTLALKTHIGMSIQTFRYFAGWCDKIQGCTIPINQARPNRNLTFTKKEPIGVCGIVIPWNYPLMMLAWKTAACLAAGNTVVLKPAQVTPLTALKFAELTALAKFPKGVVNILPGSGSLVGQRLSDHPDVRKLGFTGSTEIGKHIMKSCAVSNVKKVSLELGGKSPLIIFNDCDLDKAVRMGMSSVFFNKGENCIAAGRLFIEESIHDIFLERVVSEIRKMKIGDPLDRSTDHGPQNHKAHLDKLVEYCEKGVKEGAKLVCGGKQVERPGFFFEPTVFTDVQDHMYIAVEESFGPVMIISKFSNGEVDKVLQRANATEFGLASGVFTRDISKALYVSEKLQAGTVFINTYNKTDVAAPFGGFKQSGFGKDLGQEALNEYLKTKCVTVEY; encoded by the exons ATGAAAATTGCAGTGATTGGCCAGAGTCTCTTTGGACAGGAGGTATACAAAGAATTGAAGAATGAAGGCCACATGATTGTTGGTGTATTCACAATCCCTGACAAAGATGGAAAAGTAGACCCACTTG CGATTGAGGCAGAGAAGGATGGTGTGCCAGTGTTTAAGTTTCCCCGCTGGAGGCTGAAGGGAAAGGCCATTACAGAAGTGGTAGACCAGTACAAAGCAGTTGGTGCGGAACTGAATGTTCTACCTTTCTGCTCTCAGTTCATCCCAATGGAAGTGATAGATCACCCAAAACATGGTTCCATCATTTACCATCCTTCCCTGCTGCCCAGACACAGAGGTGCCTCTGCCATTAactg GACCCTTATTCATGGTGATAAGAAGGGAGGGTTTACTGTTTTCTGGGCAGATGATGGACTGGACACAGGACCAATTCTTTTGCAAAGAGAATGTGATGTTGAGCCAAATGACAACGTAAACAGCATCTACAAGCGCTTCCTGTTTCCAGAGGGAGTCAAGGGCATG GTAGAGGCAGTCAGGTTGATTGCAACAGGGAAAGCTCCAAGAATCAAGCAACCAGAAGAAGGAGCCACATATGAGTGTATTCAGaagaaagaaaattcaaag ATTGACTGGAATCAACCAGCAGAAGCCATTCATAACTGGATCAGAGGAAATGACAGAGTACCTGGAGCCTGGGCAGAGATAGATGGCAAA AGTGTGTCATTTTATGGATCCACTCTGTTGGAAAATGATCATTTTTCAAGTAATGGTCAACCTTTGGAAATCCCTGGAGCAAGTCGAGCTGCCCTGGTTACCAAAAATGGCCTTGTTCTCTTTGGGAATGATGGAAAGATG TTGCTTGTGAAGAACCTACAGTTTGAGGATGGGAAGATGATTCCTGGCTCCCAATATTTTAAAGCTGGTGTCACGTCCACAGTGGAGCTCTCTGAGGATGAAAATCGATTCGCTGAGCAGATGAGG GTGGTGTGGAAGAGTATTTTAACTAACGTAGAGAAGattgaagacactactgacttcTTTAAGTCTGGCGCTGCATCAATGGACGTAGTCAG GCTGGTGGAAGAGGTCAAGTTGAGGGCAGCACAGTTGCAGTTGCAGAATGAGGACGTTTACATGGCGACAAGCTTTCAAGAGTTCATTCAAATGTGTGTGAGGAAGTTAAGAGGAGAGGATGAGGAAGAAGAGTTCAACGTAGACTAT GTAGAAAAGAAACTGAACAATATGACAATTCACATCCCCCACCAGCTTTTCATAAATGGGGAATTTGTGGATGCGGAAGGGGGAAAGACCTATAAGAGCATTAACCCTACTGACGGACAA GCAATCTGCGACGTGTCTTTAGCTCAGATCTCTGATGTGGAAAAAGCAGTCGCTGCAGCTAAAGAAGCTTTTGAGGAAGGAGAGTGGGGGAGGATGAACCCCAGAGACAGAGGCAAGCTGCTTTACAA acTGGCAGATCTGATGGAGCAGCATCAAGAAGAATTGGCTACCATTGAAAGCATAGACTCGGGAGCAGTGTATACTCTTGCCCTCAAAACACACATTGGCATGTCTATCCAGACATTCAGATACTTTGCTGGCTGGTGTGACAAGATTCAG GGCTGCACTATTCCCATAAACCAGGCTCGACCTAATCGAAACCTTACCTTTACCAAGAAAGAGCCCATTGG TGTGTGCGGCATTGTAATTCCATGGAATTATCCACTGATGATGCTGGCTTGGAAGACTGCGGCCTGCCTGGCTGCTGGAAACACTGTAGTTCTTAAACCTGCCCAG GTCACACCTTTGACTGCTCTCAAATTTGCTGAATTAACTGCTCTGGCAAAATTTCCAAAAGGGGTGGTGAACATACTGCCTGGATCag GGTCTTTGGTTGGTCAGCGACTTTCTGATCACCCTGATGTCCGAAAACTGGGCTTCACTGGCTCTACTGAGATTGGCAAACATATCATGAAAAG TTGCGCAGTCAGCAATGTGAAAAAGGTTTCTCTTGAGCTCGGAGGGAAATCTCCTCTCATCATCTTTAATGACTGTGATCTGGACAAGGCAGTCAGAATG GGCATGAGCTCTGTGTTCTTCAATAAGGGGGAGAACTGCATTGCAGCTGGGAGACTATTCATTGAGGAGTCCATCCATGACATTTTTCTGGAAAGAGTG GTTAGTGAAATAAGGAAGATGAAGATTGGTGATCCTCTGGACCGTTCCACAGACCACGGTCCCCAAAACCACAAAGCTCATCTGGACAAACTGGTGGAATACTGCGAAAAGGGGGTCAAAGAAGGAGCAAAATTAGTGTGTGGAGGAAAACAAGTGGAGCGTCCAG GTTTCTTCTTTGAACCAACTGTTTTCACTGATGTGCAGGATCACATGTATATCGCTGTCGAGGAGTCTTTTGGGCCTGTCATGATCATCTCCAAATTCAGCAATGG AGAAGTTGACAAGGTGCTGCAGAGGGCTAATGCTACAGAATTTGGCTTAGCATCAGGTGTGTTTACACGTGACATTAGTAAGGCTCTCTATGTGAGTGAAAAGCTTCAGGCTGGCACTGTGTTCATCAACACGTACAACAAGACGGATGTGGCAGCTCCTTTTGGTGGCTTCAAACAATCTGGCTTTGGCAAAGATTTGG GTCAAGAAGCTCTGAATGAGTATCTGAAGACTAAATGTGTCACAGTGGAATACTAA